Below is a window of Streptomyces sp. NBC_00223 DNA.
GTGACCCCCGGCTGACCGAACGACCCCGGCGCGGCCCGTGTTCCTCCCACGCGGGCCGCGCCGGTGCCTTCCCGTACGGGCGGGTGGGCGTGCCCGTACGACCCGCGCCCGACCGTACGACCCGGGCGTGACCCGGGGGCGCGCGTACGACCCGCGCCCGACCGTACGACCCGCGGTGGCGGCCGGACCGCCGCCGCGTACGCTCCACCGGACCTCGAAAGGACGTCATGCCGCCTGCCACGCGGTTCAACACCCCCGCCACCTCGCCGCGATCCCTGCGGCTCGGGGACCTCACCCTCACCGTGATCCCCGACGGAACCGTCCAGCTCGACCCGAACCTGTGGCTGCCCGGCTCCCCGCCCGAGCACTGGACCGGTGAGGGCGGCGCGCTGCTCGACAGTCAAGGCTTCCTCGCCACATCGGTGTCCGCCCTGCTCGTGGAGCACGGCGACCGGGCCCTGCTGATCGACGCCGGCTTCGGGCCGCAGCACATCCCCGCCGCCCGTACGATCCCGCCGATCGGCGATCTGACCGGGGGACGGCTGCTGACCTCGCTCAAGGAGGCCGGGCGCGAACCCTCCAGCATCGACACCGTCGCCTTCACCCATCTCCACGACGACCATGTCGGCTGGGCCTTCGGCGCGGGCCCGGACAAGGCCACCCCGTTCACCGGGGCGACCTTTGTGGCCTCCGGCGAGGAGTGGGCCGGCTGGACCCGGCCGCCCGGCTTCACCGTGCCCACCGTACGGGCGGCCACCGGCGAGGAGATCTTCCCCGGCGTCACCGCGTGGGTCACCCCGGGACACACCCACGGGCACACCTCCTATGTGCTCTCCTCGGGAGGTCAACGGCTCATCGCGTTCGGCGACGTCTTCCACAGCCCGGCCCAACTCGCCCACCCCGACTGGCCGGTGTCGGTCGACGCGCTGCCCGAGCAGGCCGTCGCCGCCCGGCGGCGGACGCTGGAGGAGCTGACCCGCCCGGACACCTGGGCCTTCGCCAACCACTTCGCGGACGT
It encodes the following:
- a CDS encoding MBL fold metallo-hydrolase; its protein translation is MPPATRFNTPATSPRSLRLGDLTLTVIPDGTVQLDPNLWLPGSPPEHWTGEGGALLDSQGFLATSVSALLVEHGDRALLIDAGFGPQHIPAARTIPPIGDLTGGRLLTSLKEAGREPSSIDTVAFTHLHDDHVGWAFGAGPDKATPFTGATFVASGEEWAGWTRPPGFTVPTVRAATGEEIFPGVTAWVTPGHTHGHTSYVLSSGGQRLIAFGDVFHSPAQLAHPDWPVSVDALPEQAVAARRRTLEELTRPDTWAFANHFADVHFGRVTGQGPDAVWEPLDTTP